The genomic DNA TCATGTATGCCTTCTGAGATTCGTATGGAGAAAAAGGGAAATTCACAGTCACTCCCCTAAGAGTCAGTGAAGGCATCCTGTCGTCTGGCGTCAGTCGGCAGCAGCCTAGACGAAAATAGTTGTTTAAAATAGAGAGATATTTCTTCCAGCTCTGCAGTCACAGTCACTCCCACTTTTCGACCCGGATAAATGAGTCAACtttagtaaaaaaacaaacaaaaccaaaacccaATTACTTTCAGCATCGGCTCGTTTACGATTAGTAGAAAGCAGTTCCAAATGGTTTTGTCAACGTCCAAGTAAGGACGATCACTATTGGCTGTCCTAGAAGTCGCGAGATAACGTGATCGCATACTTTGCATAATTGGTCCTGCCTAAGTAATTGTAACAGACACCgtaggagagagaaataacatcgtggaatacacataaagtgagtaaaaaaaaaaaagggaaaaagggtttagaatacattttgaactatacatatatatatatgtatatgaccttgaactctgggtcaaagatgcaagtagcagttatttatatttcctatcaccttaaatcttcactcaaagacaagtatctctgacagtgtatatgtagatgtattatatataagagacaacattgttctttcaatatgttggcattactaaatttggctcaatgcttacatatatgtgtaaaagaaaatgtacaagctgtgataactgtttctgatagaatgaagatcagactgatatatgaaatattcctttattgggtgagaaaatcagaccatgtcataactgctttaagtcatacagaatagatctCAGAggcttaaacaggctgacttctgctaaatgggtcaaactgggcagaaagtctacaaacacataacatccttatagaatatgatgtaacactaaagatcaacttacctcagaatatataaagcatataaacaattacagcaatatgatgcaacaaacacagcagtgctactaatccaaaatactcaaagcttcatagaactgaaacaaacatttattttagctccattctgctgctgatacatactttaggtttctgaatattaaacttgttgctgcctttcatagtgtgtaacttgaaggccctgtgtactttctcccacactgaaaacactgggatgataacattatttgaacattacctgataagactgattcaggacagacaactagttatgttaaactttcctagcagtccttcacaaacagggaacagtctgtctattctctccatctgccagctgctgctggctcttcctcctcctcttcctcacacactgctgagtttgtcctggtggatcatcaggggtgcaaagcctcacagatgatgtgcagcagtgggtccctcagtctgtcctcactctggacagttgtcacacatggaaatcaaatatgtgataagctgcaggattcaaacacaagtgtaacttataaatacatgttcatacttttattccacaatcagagagaaagaaacagagagagagtgcaggacagacagacaggtgacagtctcaggtgtacacactgctacaaaacagcacaagagaaggaggatttagtgtttgtgttattacgagtgctaaacaagaagagttccagatggtccagtggacacatgtgtgactcatgtgattaaagcatctttacTTCAAGCGTGCGGTCTCTGAATTGGGACACAACCCCTGTCCACTGTGAGTGACCATCTTttaacagaggcggtggtttacgacaccaactgtctgccatctataatccagttttgagttccctccccagacgccttaacgcccactcacatcctgggccatctgaactcaggaattcacatgacaaggtggggccaggtttcacaatgagctcacccgaaaccctggctgattaggtcccacacctgctttcacaccttggcgcatgtgattagaggatcaccagggggtcctttgtccctgcttggggggatactcacactgggtttaaatctgggacatttgaccttagaactgaagaagcttctcggatgagaggtgaaacgtcttcaagcaacttaaagaagtccagatgcttttctttgcaaattcctttgactacaatgacctcaatgactgagaaccttcacagacatactgacAATGAACAGTTCCGGTCCCTTTTATTCACAGTCACAGAACAAAAGGCTTTTACAGTTGcagttcacaccttggctctaaACAGAAAAACTCTCTATCACCTGTGTGAATCTCCCCCAGTCTGGGGTCAAGTCTTCCTGTGTGAGCTTCCGTCTCCTGGGAGACATTCACCAGTTTCTCACTGTCTGTTTCCCAGCGTGAATGAGTTGTGAACCAGACATACTAAACTAAGTGACATGAAAGCATTGTTTTTATACTTGAATCACTACACAATGGAACAACTGGGACATGTGTTGTTCTTACATGTGCTCTTTTtgatccagctgctgagggaatcacTGCCGGTAGCAGCCTCACACAGCTATTGTTGAGGGCACAGAGAGGACtccacatggacacacacattttaaaaaaatgcctcAAGAAAAGGGCACTTTGGCCACCATCACAAAATGAAAGCTCATCTTTGGTGAGTGTGATGAGAGCATTTAGAGATGTCGATTTGGAAAGCTGACAGCTAGTTAAGGCATATGGCCTGAAAGGAAGAAGGTGATTTTTGACAGATACATGGTGgatctcttcttttcttttgtttgtgtgtttattttttctccaACTGTCCTGTTGTGTGCACCCACAGCCCCGTTACTTTACTATTAAAAGTCACAATGGAAAaattctcccactgaaaactctaTGTCGAGaagaacaaaataaactttGGGAGAACGGACCAGTTAGTTTTAACAGCTCCTAAATTAACATGAAAAACAGTTTTCACCAACAAATTCAGTTCACTGTTTGGGTCAATGCGTCGTTCAGTGAGTCGTTCAGTGGGTTGTTCAGTAGGTGGTAAAACTGGgccttttgttttgtcattAAGTAGGCAAAAGGGGGTGGGGTAGCATACAGCTACAAAGATATAAAAGTAGCCAACTTGTGTTATGCTGTGGTTATTTGCCACTGTGTTTCCGCAGGAAACTgactgagagagagaaggacGAGAACAGAAGACAACTGTTCAGTTTTAATGTAAGTACTGTTTGTTGGGCTTTTAAGTGGTTGAACATGTAAAACTTGCATGTGCCATTCtcctcatttttaaactttaaaactttttttaaaacttttttcttgaagttttattttttttttaggggggaggggggatggaAGCAAAGTTTCTGTGTGGATGtattcttgttgttgtttgtttgttttctcatactgtcaaaaatactaaattgaTATGCAGAGTttttctcactcactctctGCCTCTCACTCTTTGTATTTACAGTGTAAACAAGATGGAGACAAATTTTGTGTATTGCCTGCTTTGCAAAAAGCCTCAAAATTGCATTCAAACACACCTGAGAAAAGTTTGCCTGAAAGACTGCACACCACAGGAACGTGAGGAAGAAGCTTCCAGAGCCATTGACTCACAGAAGCTGTTTGGTAATGAAGGTAGAGTCTGGAACTTCACAGAGCTCCAGGAGTACTGCAAGGATGAAGAAGCTTGCATTAAACTCTGCACTCGCCTTCAATCACGTGGATTTCTCATCACGAACAGTCCCCAAGCATGCCCGACAGTCGTGCCAACAGCGAGGTATGATGACCTTATTGCCACTTCCACATATTGGatgacacatacacactttCAATAATGTCTTACCTCTGTCACATTTGCAATAGGCCTGATAAGAAGAAAATTCTTGCCGTGGCCATGAAGGACATCGACTATTTCCATGCAAGACTTTCAGGCGGTGATTCCATTCCCACATTTGCAATGACTACCTTCAGACAGTACTGCGAGGCCATCCTGATTTTACAGCATGGACTGACAGCAAATGCTGTTCAACAACTTTCTGTAAGTGCGCCGCCAACAATAAAAGTGCACGATAAGTGAAATTACAGCTGATGTAAGTCTGTATTTCTTTAAGCTCCAacaccttttttccccccacacacacatacacaggtaGAGGAGTGGATGGCGCGGAAAGCAGTAACTGATGGTGCTGAGCTGAGTTCCACAGCATTCAGTGGTAACTTGATGATAACCAGCCAGGAAGAACAAGTAAGTCATTCATTCTCGGCATCGACTGTCTTCTTACTCTATAGGTACCTTGTGAATTGATTTTATGAGATATTTAACATTGATTCCTTTATTCTCTGGAGTTGTTGGACTGCTATTTTAGGAACATCCGTGCAGTGTCCTTGCAAAATCAAGTTGCTGGCAGCGATGACAGGGGCAAGTTCTTCCTAGGAGAATGTGGGGTCCCACTGTCCAACCCATCATTAGATGTAAAACGCCTGAGAGCGAGGTGAGTGCTGGACATAAATGGATCAACAGCATATTAAGAAAGATTTGTTTCTTTGATCTGACAGAGAAAACCTTGTACTTCGGCTTTTTCATCTCTCTTGGCTCTCTAATTCATGTACATGCATTAAAAACCACAGATACCTGAGCACTGAACCTGAGGATGCTATGGCTGAGTCAGCATCAAGCTCAGTAGGAGGACTACAGACACCAGGACAGGCCaggtacacttttttttttttaaatatcacacaCTACCACAAGTCAACCTGTGTTACAAGTTTccacatttaaaaacttttgaTGGATTTGATCCATCCCCTCCTCTACACCTTTCGTGTAGCACATCATCTACGCACCGCCCACTCCAAGAATGGGATGCCTTCCTCCAGGCCTTCCCGGTCACCCTGAATGGAGAGCCACCATCCAAACGGCAGTGTGTACAGGCTGGCTTTCCACAGCACAGACACCACTACAAGAAATGGAGGGATATTCAGCTGAAGAAAAGAGTTGGGTACATTCTCGGTAAGGCCTGGGCATGTCATGTTAATGGAGCCTCTTCTGTTgaattgctttgtttgttttgcatgtATTTCAGAATGA from Oreochromis niloticus isolate F11D_XX unplaced genomic scaffold, O_niloticus_UMD_NMBU tig00007460_pilon, whole genome shotgun sequence includes the following:
- the LOC102083117 gene encoding uncharacterized protein LOC102083117, giving the protein METNFVYCLLCKKPQNCIQTHLRKVCLKDCTPQEREEEASRAIDSQKLFGNEGRVWNFTELQEYCKDEEACIKLCTRLQSRGFLITNSPQACPTVVPTARPDKKKILAVAMKDIDYFHARLSGGDSIPTFAMTTFRQYCEAILILQHGLTANAVQQLSVEEWMARKAVTDGAELSSTAFSGNLMITSQEEQLLDCYFRNIRAVSLQNQVAGSDDRGKFFLGECGVPLSNPSLDVKRLRARYLSTEPEDAMAESASSSVGGLQTPGQASTSSTHRPLQEWDAFLQAFPVTLNGEPPSKRQCVQAGFPQHRHHYKKWRDIQLKKRVGYILGQSVGRRGNPPQPARVQMALDKEKWHTNKPTVNAILQAWVAPQPSIQDNESLMSSIAEQKWKGLALQDFGERKGKGVIALMPFHKGDIVCDYHGTYISEAEGKRRPQSGYLFFFRDECDRGMCIDATAFPCACHPDIETYGRRMNHSRKNPNIKPQKFTMNFPAGPQETILFIALKDITVGEELLWDYGVTRKSYGGEGEDLEWLDS